Genomic DNA from Methanofollis sp. W23:
CAGGCCGGTCCTGGACGAGCCCGTCGTCGAGGAGCATCACCGCCTCCTCGGGCGCCCCGGCCCCGTACTTGAGGAACCCTTCCTGCGACATGATCACATAGATATCAGGCCTGGTCACTTCGGGGTACAGCACCGGTTCGTCGTCGATGACGACGGCGCTCATCGATGCCCCGCCCCGTGCCTCAGGCCCGTAGACCTGGGTCTGGACGGCGTATTTCTGGTCATAGATCGCCGCCGCCCTGCCGAGGATGACGGCTGAGAGGATGATCCCCTGGCCGCCGAAGCCCGAAAAACGGATCTCGTGTCTCATTCTTCGTGCACCCCCATCGCCGGCCGATACCGCCGCACAAACTCTCCTACCGGGAACTTGTCCTCGGGGAGGGGTCGGCCTTCGGCCTCCATCTCTTTCCATTTCTTCATCAGGACGGCGTGGTCCCGCATCCACTGGACCATCAGTCTGGCGTCGCGGAGTTTGTTCCGCCGCCCGTAGCCGGTCGGGCACTGGACCATGGCCTCGATGAAGGAGAGTCCGGGGGTCTCCAGCCCGGCCTTCACCGCCCTGGTCAGTTCTTTTACATGGTAGGAGGTCCAGCGGGAGACATAGTTCGCCCCTGCCGCCACCGCCAGGGAGGCGAGGTCGAAGGGGGCCTCGTCGCACCCGTAGGGCGTCGTCGTCGAGATGGCGCCGAGCGGGGTGCACGGGCTCCCCTGTCCGCCGGTCATCCCGTAGATGTAGTTGTTCATGCAGACGACCGTGAGGTCGATGTTGCGCCGGCAGGCATGGATGAAGTGGTTGCCCCCGATGGCCGCCAGGTCGCCGTCGCCGGTGAAGACCACCACATGGAGGTCTGGCCGGCAGAGTTTCACGCCGGTGGCAAAGGGGATCGCCCGCCCGTGGGTGGTGTGGAGGGAGTCGGTGATGATGTAGCCTGGCGCCCTGGACGAACACCCGATCCCAGAGATGAAGACCGTGTTCTCGGGCTCCCAGCCCATCTGGTTCACGGCATTGAGGGTGCAGTTGATCACCGTGCCGTTCCCGCACCCGGTGCAGTAGATATGGGGCATGCGGTCTTCCCGCAGCCACTCCCGGAAGTCTTTCACAGATATTCCTCCGCGGTCCCGGCAAGCCGCGCCGGGGTGTGCAGTTCGCCGCCGAGTTCGGGTACCGGGACGACCGGCACCGCGGTGTGCCTGGCTGCCTCCCGTGCAATCTGCCCGAGGTTCAGTTCAGGGACTAAAAAGACCCTGGCATTTTTGAACTCCTGCAGGGCAAAGTCGGGGAAGGGCCAGACCACCCGCAGGCGCAGGGATCCGACCCGCTCGTCGTCCATGTCCCTGACCGCCTGTTTCACCGGACGTGCCGGCGAGCCGTATGAGATAAAGACCACTTCGGCGTCAGGGTTGGTCACCTCGTAGTCGGCCATCTCCTGGCGCGCCTCCTCGACCTTCCCGACCAGTCTCCTGACCAGGCGGTCATGGACGCCCGGGTCGGTGGAGGAGGGGTAGCCCTGCTCGTCGTGGGTGAGCCCGGTCACGTGGACCCCGTGGCCCTGGCCGAAGGTGGGGAACCCTGGGACGCCGTCCGCGCCCGCGGCGAAGGGGAGGGTCCCTTTCTCAAGTTGACGCCGTTCCATGATCTCGACGGCGTCGGGCACCTCGATGCGCTCGCGCATATGGGCGATGATCTCGTCGGTCATCACAAAGGTCGGCACCCGGTAGCGGTCGGCAAGGTTGAAGGCCTTCGCGGTCAGTTCGTACATCTCCTGGACCG
This window encodes:
- a CDS encoding 2-oxoacid:acceptor oxidoreductase family protein, giving the protein MRHEIRFSGFGGQGIILSAVILGRAAAIYDQKYAVQTQVYGPEARGGASMSAVVIDDEPVLYPEVTRPDIYVIMSQEGFLKYGAGAPEEAVMLLDDGLVQDRPECRFYPIPATYEAKFTLNRVIVANIVMLGALVATTRIVSREAIEKAVLDSVPKGTEDLNMRALKLGFDLGTRSIQDETA
- a CDS encoding thiamine pyrophosphate-dependent enzyme, with the protein product MPHIYCTGCGNGTVINCTLNAVNQMGWEPENTVFISGIGCSSRAPGYIITDSLHTTHGRAIPFATGVKLCRPDLHVVVFTGDGDLAAIGGNHFIHACRRNIDLTVVCMNNYIYGMTGGQGSPCTPLGAISTTTPYGCDEAPFDLASLAVAAGANYVSRWTSYHVKELTRAVKAGLETPGLSFIEAMVQCPTGYGRRNKLRDARLMVQWMRDHAVLMKKWKEMEAEGRPLPEDKFPVGEFVRRYRPAMGVHEE
- a CDS encoding 2-oxoacid:acceptor oxidoreductase subunit alpha; its protein translation is MTRLEFWQGNIACAEGALAAGCRFFGGYPITPSTEVAEHMARRLPKIGGTFVQMEDELASIASVIGASWTGTRAMTATSGPGFSLMMENIGYAIMTETPCVIVNVQRGGPSTGQPTRASQGDMMQCRFGSHGDSSIIAVSPASVQEMYELTAKAFNLADRYRVPTFVMTDEIIAHMRERIEVPDAVEIMERRQLEKGTLPFAAGADGVPGFPTFGQGHGVHVTGLTHDEQGYPSSTDPGVHDRLVRRLVGKVEEARQEMADYEVTNPDAEVVFISYGSPARPVKQAVRDMDDERVGSLRLRVVWPFPDFALQEFKNARVFLVPELNLGQIAREAARHTAVPVVPVPELGGELHTPARLAGTAEEYL